A genome region from Mercenaria mercenaria strain notata chromosome 11, MADL_Memer_1, whole genome shotgun sequence includes the following:
- the LOC123532087 gene encoding uncharacterized protein LOC123532087, translating into MEQEIAALKQINNQFQTKLRAMSKTAGDTYARWGRTTCPGNGTSRLYTGYMAGSHRSHRGTGSNYLCLTNEPLWDHFEESVESLGKITGTEYRFNEHRSNGAADFLGDYMYNQKVPCAVCHTERSVSVMIPGRNRCYDGWTMEYRGYLVSGYTGDTSSTEYICLDRRPEKLPDGTTTGTDNRLYFVEGICGKSLTCPPYVSGLEITCVVCSI; encoded by the exons ATGGAACAAGAAATCGCAGCATTGAAGCAAATCAACAACCAGTTTCAGACTAAACTGAGAG CTATGAGTAAAACTGCTGGTGATACATACGCTCGATGGGGTAGAACGACTTGCCCAGGAAATGGAACATCCCGCCTATACACCG GTTACATGGCTGGATCACACAGAAGCCACAGAGGCACAGGTTCAAATTACCTCTGTCTAACAAATGAACCATTGTGGGACCACTTCGAGGAATCAGTGGAGAGCCTTGGTAAGATCACTGGGACAGAGTATCGGTTTAATGAACACCGATCGAACGGGGCAGCGGACTTTCTCGGTGATTACATGTACAATCAAAAAGTTCCTTGCGCCGTCTGCCACACAGAGAGAAGCGTCTCCGTGATGATTCCAGGAAGAAACAGATGTTACGACGGATGGACGATGGAATACAGAGGTTATCTTGTGTCAGGTTACACAGGGGATACGAGCTCAACTGAATATATCTGTCTTGATCGGCGTCCAGAAAAACTCCCTGACGGCACAACAACGGGCACTGACAATAGACTTTACTTTGTAGAAGGAATCTGCGGAAAATCTTTAACTTGTCCACCATACGTCAGTGGCTTGGAAATCACTTGTGTTGTATGTTCAATATAA